Proteins encoded in a region of the Geobacillus genomosp. 3 genome:
- the nadE gene encoding NAD(+) synthase: protein MQEKIDKLVQWLREQVASAGLKGAVVGVSGGIDSAVVTHLIKRAFPDHSLGLIMPCKSNPKDMEDALKVVESCGIQHLVIDLTEAHKALFGVVEAELKAIGDWDEEKARLGDANTRARLRMTTLYAVANNYGYLVVGTDNAAEWHTGYFTKYGDGGVDLVPLIHFTKGEVREMARLLGVPEEIVTKAPSAGLWEGQTDESEMGTTYEMIDKYLRGEDIPERDRKIIEQLHERSHHKRQLAIAPPKF, encoded by the coding sequence ATGCAAGAAAAAATCGACAAACTTGTGCAATGGCTGCGGGAGCAAGTGGCGTCAGCCGGCTTAAAAGGGGCGGTAGTCGGCGTTAGCGGCGGCATCGACTCCGCTGTTGTCACCCATTTGATTAAACGGGCGTTTCCGGACCATTCACTCGGCCTCATCATGCCGTGCAAAAGCAATCCGAAGGATATGGAAGATGCGCTCAAAGTAGTGGAAAGTTGCGGTATTCAGCATCTCGTCATCGATTTGACCGAGGCGCATAAAGCGTTGTTCGGCGTGGTAGAAGCTGAGCTGAAAGCGATCGGGGATTGGGATGAAGAAAAAGCGCGGCTCGGCGATGCGAACACGAGGGCGCGCCTGCGCATGACGACGTTATACGCCGTCGCCAACAACTATGGTTACCTCGTTGTCGGCACAGACAATGCGGCGGAGTGGCATACCGGCTACTTTACGAAATACGGCGATGGCGGGGTCGATTTAGTGCCGCTCATTCACTTTACAAAAGGCGAAGTGCGTGAAATGGCCCGCCTGCTCGGCGTACCGGAAGAAATCGTCACGAAAGCGCCGAGCGCCGGATTATGGGAAGGACAGACAGATGAAAGTGAGATGGGCACGACATACGAAATGATTGATAAATACTTGAGAGGAGAAGACATTCCGGAACGGGATCGGAAAATTATTGAACAGTTGCACGAACGTTCGCATCATAAACGGCAGTTGGCCATTGCACCGCCTAAATTTTAG
- a CDS encoding phosphotransferase: MARSSNQTERDAARRLFFLLNRHCRLAIRQAVMLKPHVIAIVTWHGSFIAKAYRSLAAARRQAWLLGTLRRAGFFAAPAVVPIGHGGVITAGGRYWLLTEYVADARPLSFANEPDISDGLQVLNGYHLATARIVYGEQASMWLPSVQLYEKWRRRYDEFFRHLPFIETVMEKEDISFTLRWAHYCLETCREHAQELAAESVAIIHGDVAAHNFLRTAAGHVYMIDYDTAALASPGLDYWQYANRILPHLDWSYSALTRFAPLRRWLEKHWFLHALLFPADVFREWRPAVARRRPLALDREKRERFVRRLCAMLK; this comes from the coding sequence ATGGCGAGGAGCAGTAACCAAACAGAAAGAGACGCCGCCCGCCGTCTCTTTTTTCTTCTTAATCGCCATTGCCGTCTTGCTATTCGGCAGGCTGTGATGCTGAAACCGCATGTCATCGCCATCGTCACTTGGCACGGATCATTCATTGCGAAAGCGTACCGCTCGCTGGCGGCGGCCAGGCGGCAAGCTTGGCTGCTTGGCACCTTGCGCCGCGCCGGTTTTTTCGCCGCTCCGGCCGTTGTGCCGATCGGCCATGGAGGTGTGATCACCGCCGGGGGACGGTATTGGCTGTTGACGGAATATGTAGCCGATGCGCGTCCGCTCTCATTCGCAAACGAGCCCGACATATCGGACGGACTTCAAGTGCTAAATGGCTACCATTTGGCTACGGCGAGGATCGTCTACGGCGAGCAGGCGTCCATGTGGTTGCCGTCCGTGCAACTGTATGAAAAATGGCGCCGCCGTTACGACGAGTTTTTTCGACATTTGCCATTCATTGAAACGGTGATGGAAAAAGAGGACATCTCGTTCACGCTGCGTTGGGCGCATTACTGCCTGGAAACGTGCCGTGAGCATGCTCAAGAATTGGCAGCTGAGTCTGTTGCCATCATTCATGGCGATGTAGCGGCCCATAATTTTTTGCGTACTGCTGCTGGCCATGTATATATGATCGACTACGACACGGCTGCGCTCGCCTCGCCCGGGCTTGATTATTGGCAATACGCAAACCGTATTTTGCCGCATCTCGATTGGTCGTATTCGGCGCTCACCCGCTTTGCTCCGCTTAGACGTTGGCTGGAAAAACATTGGTTTTTGCATGCACTTTTGTTCCCTGCTGATGTATTTCGTGAATGGCGGCCGGCGGTCGCACGCCGCCGCCCGCTCGCATTGGACCGGGAGAAGCGGGAACGGTTTGTCCGCCGCCTTTGCGCTATGCTAAAATAA
- the safA gene encoding SafA/ExsA family spore coat assembly protein, whose translation MKIHIVQKGDTLWKIAQKYGVDFEQLKKINGHLSDPDMIMPGMKVKVPTAGVPIKKESKMYVAPKKPKVEEHPYAEAKPFVSFNIDTELDTAGGSVPENEAPVNEAPAAANKLPAAPAAEAPKAAMKETAKAPAVEAPKAVMKETAKAPAVEAPKAVEKETAKAPAAEAPKAAVKEAAKAPAVEAPKAAMKETAKAPAVEAPKAAMKETAKAPAVEAPKVVGKETTKVPADGTSEAVGKEEANVPVNEAPNVPVNVTPNVPVNEAPNVPVNEAPTAPADYTPPLAHTIPPAAPASHVSFAKSLSNLPPIPPKPSNILPGMMKEEIEESPAELKAEHVAAESEEVPPPLPNIPPVPVAPPAAPVFGIDQGCVPVTPILPGTGFYMPPLPAMPPYSPPPGLSVAGESPESSSAPFPGISESSSESLASPPLPGPGEHGTAAPFAPPPGAAFAQTGSAAAPGYAPPGVYAPPAGYPPFGYMPVYPPVQYYGGYMPSGTYAPPTPYGYALQQAAPAIPWPGVVYPTSPPGYAPSPAPPAARSRLFAGPPDEESGHGEEQ comes from the coding sequence GTGAAAATCCATATTGTTCAAAAGGGAGACACCCTTTGGAAAATTGCCCAAAAATACGGGGTTGATTTTGAACAATTGAAAAAGATAAATGGGCATTTGAGTGATCCCGATATGATTATGCCGGGAATGAAAGTGAAAGTGCCGACGGCAGGGGTGCCAATAAAAAAAGAATCAAAAATGTATGTAGCGCCGAAAAAGCCGAAAGTGGAAGAACATCCGTACGCAGAAGCGAAACCGTTCGTTTCGTTCAACATTGATACGGAACTTGACACAGCCGGCGGCTCCGTTCCGGAAAACGAAGCGCCAGTGAACGAAGCGCCAGCAGCTGCCAATAAGTTGCCGGCAGCGCCGGCGGCTGAAGCGCCAAAAGCGGCGATGAAAGAAACAGCCAAGGCGCCGGCGGTAGAAGCGCCAAAAGCGGTGATGAAAGAAACAGCCAAGGCGCCGGCGGTAGAAGCGCCAAAAGCGGTGGAGAAAGAAACAGCCAAGGCGCCGGCGGCTGAAGCGCCGAAAGCGGCGGTGAAAGAAGCAGCCAAGGCGCCGGCGGTAGAAGCGCCAAAAGCGGCGATGAAAGAAACAGCTAAGGCGCCGGCGGTAGAAGCGCCAAAAGCGGCGATGAAAGAAACAGCTAAGGCGCCGGCGGTAGAAGCGCCGAAAGTGGTGGGGAAAGAAACAACCAAGGTGCCGGCGGATGGAACATCGGAGGCAGTAGGGAAGGAGGAGGCGAACGTACCGGTCAATGAAGCACCGAACGTGCCGGTGAACGTAACCCCAAACGTGCCGGTCAATGAAGCACCGAACGTACCGGTGAACGAGGCCCCGACGGCACCGGCAGATTATACGCCGCCGCTTGCGCATACGATCCCGCCGGCCGCTCCGGCTTCTCACGTTTCGTTTGCCAAATCGTTGTCGAATCTGCCGCCGATTCCGCCAAAGCCGAGCAACATTTTGCCCGGCATGATGAAAGAGGAGATAGAGGAAAGTCCGGCTGAACTGAAAGCGGAACATGTAGCAGCGGAAAGTGAAGAAGTCCCGCCGCCGTTGCCGAACATCCCGCCAGTTCCGGTTGCACCGCCGGCGGCGCCAGTGTTCGGTATTGACCAAGGGTGTGTGCCGGTGACGCCGATTTTGCCAGGGACGGGATTTTATATGCCGCCGCTGCCGGCCATGCCGCCTTATTCCCCGCCGCCGGGTTTATCAGTAGCCGGGGAAAGCCCGGAAAGCAGTTCAGCGCCGTTTCCCGGCATTAGCGAAAGCAGCAGTGAATCTTTAGCGTCTCCGCCGCTTCCCGGACCGGGAGAACACGGGACTGCTGCTCCATTTGCTCCGCCGCCTGGAGCTGCTTTCGCCCAGACCGGTTCTGCCGCCGCACCGGGATATGCGCCGCCTGGAGTGTACGCGCCGCCAGCCGGGTATCCACCTTTTGGGTATATGCCTGTATATCCGCCGGTCCAATATTATGGAGGATACATGCCTTCCGGGACGTACGCGCCGCCGACTCCATACGGATATGCGCTCCAACAAGCTGCGCCGGCAATCCCGTGGCCTGGTGTCGTTTACCCGACAAGCCCGCCGGGATACGCACCATCGCCTGCCCCACCGGCCGCCCGTTCGCGTCTGTTTGCCGGGCCGCCGGATGAGGAGAGCGGGCATGGCGAGGAGCAGTAA
- the nadA gene encoding quinolinate synthase NadA — MNVLEQLKRLDDMPERYKTMEKSELEARARSVKERLGRRLFIPGHHYQKDEVIQFADATGDSLQLAQLAAKNDEAEYIVFCGVHFMAETADILTGEEQAVILPDLRAGCSMADMADLFQVERAWAALTDRFGETILPLVYVNSTAAIKAFVGRHGGATVTSSNAKNIVQWAFSQKERVFFLPDQHLGRNTAYALGVSLDEMAVWDPHEESLQCTGAIDNVKVILWKGHCSVHENFTVRQIEQIRRTKPGMNIIVHPECSWEVVQQADYAGSTKYIIETIRNAPPGSRWAVGTEMNLVNRLKYEHPDKEIISLNPYMCPCLTMNRIDLPHFVWALESLSEGIVVNRITVLNEVAFEAKRALDRMLALA; from the coding sequence ATGAACGTACTTGAGCAGTTGAAACGGCTTGATGACATGCCGGAACGGTACAAAACAATGGAAAAAAGCGAGCTGGAAGCCCGCGCTCGGTCGGTAAAAGAACGGCTTGGACGCCGCCTGTTTATCCCCGGGCATCATTACCAAAAAGATGAAGTCATTCAGTTTGCCGATGCGACCGGCGATTCGCTTCAACTAGCCCAGCTGGCGGCAAAAAACGATGAAGCGGAGTATATCGTGTTTTGCGGCGTCCATTTTATGGCGGAAACGGCCGACATTTTAACGGGTGAGGAACAAGCGGTCATTTTGCCTGATCTGCGCGCCGGCTGTTCGATGGCCGATATGGCCGATCTTTTCCAAGTCGAGCGGGCGTGGGCGGCGCTCACAGACCGGTTTGGCGAAACGATCCTCCCGCTTGTGTACGTCAACTCGACAGCGGCGATTAAAGCGTTTGTCGGCCGCCATGGCGGGGCGACTGTGACGTCGTCCAACGCGAAAAACATCGTTCAGTGGGCTTTTTCGCAAAAAGAGCGGGTTTTCTTTTTGCCGGATCAACATTTGGGCAGAAATACTGCCTATGCGCTTGGCGTCAGCCTTGACGAGATGGCGGTTTGGGATCCGCATGAAGAATCGTTGCAATGCACCGGTGCGATTGATAACGTGAAAGTCATTCTTTGGAAAGGCCATTGTTCCGTGCATGAAAACTTTACCGTCCGGCAAATTGAGCAAATCCGGCGGACGAAACCGGGAATGAACATTATCGTTCATCCGGAATGCAGTTGGGAAGTCGTTCAACAGGCGGATTACGCCGGATCGACGAAATATATTATTGAAACGATTCGCAACGCCCCGCCCGGCAGTCGGTGGGCCGTCGGGACGGAAATGAACCTAGTCAACCGGTTAAAGTATGAGCATCCGGACAAGGAAATTATTTCTTTAAATCCGTATATGTGCCCGTGTTTGACGATGAACCGAATCGATTTGCCGCACTTCGTTTGGGCGTTAGAATCACTTAGCGAAGGTATCGTCGTCAACCGCATTACCGTATTAAACGAAGTGGCGTTCGAAGCGAAACGGGCGCTCGACCGCATGCTTGCACTTGCCTAG
- the nadC gene encoding carboxylating nicotinate-nucleotide diphosphorylase, with the protein MNRLKLEQLLRHFFLEDIGDGDVTSDAIFPANERAAGVFTAKADGVVAGVGLLAVGYRLLDPHIEVSVMKQDGERVAAGETIAAVSGPVRPLLSGERVMLNLLQRLSGIATVTRQAVDLLAGSHTRICDTRKTTPGLRMLEKYAVTCGGGYNHRFGLYDGVMIKDNHIAFCGSITNAVKAVRERLGHMVKIEVETETEAEVLEAVEAGADVIMFDNRTPDEVRSFVRLVPTPIITEASGGITLANVAAYGATGVDYISLGFLTHSAAALDISFDLQ; encoded by the coding sequence ATGAATCGGTTAAAACTCGAACAGTTGTTGAGACACTTTTTTCTTGAAGATATCGGCGACGGTGATGTGACAAGTGACGCAATCTTCCCGGCTAACGAACGCGCAGCGGGCGTGTTTACAGCGAAAGCGGACGGGGTCGTGGCCGGCGTCGGTCTCCTTGCCGTCGGTTATCGGCTGCTTGATCCGCACATCGAGGTATCGGTCATGAAACAGGACGGGGAGCGAGTCGCAGCCGGCGAAACGATAGCGGCAGTATCCGGACCGGTCAGGCCGCTTCTTTCCGGCGAGCGCGTCATGTTAAATTTGCTTCAGCGCTTAAGCGGCATCGCCACTGTCACGCGCCAAGCGGTTGATCTGCTTGCCGGCAGCCATACGCGCATTTGCGACACAAGGAAAACAACGCCTGGGCTGCGCATGCTTGAAAAGTATGCTGTCACGTGTGGGGGTGGCTATAACCATCGCTTTGGCTTGTATGATGGTGTCATGATTAAAGACAACCATATCGCCTTTTGCGGGTCGATCACCAACGCGGTCAAAGCGGTGCGGGAGCGGCTCGGCCATATGGTGAAAATCGAGGTGGAAACGGAAACGGAAGCCGAGGTGCTCGAGGCGGTCGAAGCGGGGGCTGACGTCATTATGTTTGACAACCGGACGCCGGATGAAGTGCGTTCGTTCGTCCGGCTCGTGCCAACACCGATCATCACCGAAGCGTCCGGAGGGATTACGCTTGCCAACGTAGCAGCGTACGGCGCGACTGGCGTCGACTACATTTCGCTTGGATTTTTAACCCATTCCGCCGCGGCGCTTGACATTAGCTTTGATTTACAATGA
- the nadB gene encoding L-aspartate oxidase has product MSRQVKRKGDPDVGKDGIIIVGSGLAALTAAYYLRAQENVTIFTKKNRVDSNSWRAQGGVAAALATGDDWRTHFHDTLMAGCHHNDARMVELLVREGPKRLQEWIDAGMAFDTDEHGRPCFGLEGGHSHRRILHAGGDQTGKALVSFLLQQLNDRVPLVEEEQVIDLLIEDGRCVGVKTMRKDGRVSVWRASAVVLATGGCAGLYTFTSNALTATGDGIAMAYRAGAAVADMEFIQFHPTMLAAGGRAVGLVSEAVRGEGAVLETEDGRRVMDGVHPLGDLAPRDVVARAIVAELERGVRVYLNISAVSHFRRRFPTIAALCEAHGVDLEAGRLPVVPGAHFLMGGIVVNEWGQTTVPGLYAIGEAACTGVHGANRLASNSLLEAIVFGARVADAINCQAGWPTSGRRADRSVDRPPCLLAPPLPGRAHIREQLSASVGIVRDRERLREAVDWLEQFSLPHWLEGDVETLAAEEIETGYMLLAGWLVASSALRRTESRGGHYRSDFPHPHPDWQGRRLVRTKEEWASAPVGR; this is encoded by the coding sequence ATGTCAAGACAGGTGAAAAGAAAGGGGGATCCGGATGTGGGGAAAGACGGCATCATTATTGTCGGCAGCGGTCTTGCTGCTTTAACCGCTGCGTATTACTTGCGAGCGCAAGAAAATGTGACGATTTTCACAAAGAAAAACCGGGTCGACAGCAACTCATGGCGGGCGCAAGGCGGGGTGGCAGCGGCTCTGGCGACCGGTGATGATTGGCGCACTCATTTCCATGACACGTTGATGGCCGGCTGTCATCATAACGATGCACGGATGGTTGAGTTGCTTGTGCGTGAAGGGCCAAAGCGGCTGCAAGAATGGATCGACGCCGGGATGGCGTTCGATACAGATGAACATGGCCGTCCCTGCTTTGGCCTTGAGGGGGGGCATAGCCACCGGCGCATTTTGCACGCTGGCGGCGACCAAACGGGCAAGGCGCTTGTTTCGTTTTTGCTTCAGCAGTTGAATGATCGTGTGCCGCTTGTCGAGGAGGAACAAGTGATTGACTTGTTGATCGAAGACGGCCGTTGCGTCGGGGTGAAAACGATGCGGAAAGACGGTCGTGTTTCCGTATGGCGCGCGTCCGCTGTCGTGTTGGCGACCGGCGGCTGCGCCGGGTTGTATACGTTTACTTCAAACGCGCTGACAGCAACAGGCGACGGCATCGCCATGGCGTATCGCGCCGGGGCGGCGGTCGCTGATATGGAGTTTATCCAATTTCATCCGACGATGCTGGCTGCCGGGGGAAGAGCGGTCGGGCTTGTATCGGAAGCGGTGCGCGGCGAAGGGGCGGTACTGGAGACAGAAGACGGGCGGCGCGTGATGGACGGCGTGCATCCGCTTGGCGACTTGGCGCCGCGTGATGTTGTCGCCCGTGCGATCGTTGCGGAACTGGAACGCGGTGTCCGCGTCTATTTGAATATTTCCGCCGTGTCTCATTTCCGCCGCCGCTTTCCGACGATTGCCGCGCTATGTGAAGCACATGGCGTTGACCTTGAAGCCGGCCGCCTTCCCGTTGTGCCGGGCGCCCACTTTTTAATGGGCGGCATTGTTGTCAATGAATGGGGACAGACGACTGTGCCGGGCTTATATGCCATCGGAGAAGCGGCGTGTACTGGTGTGCACGGCGCCAACCGGTTGGCGAGCAATTCATTGCTTGAGGCGATCGTATTTGGCGCCCGCGTGGCTGACGCCATCAACTGCCAGGCGGGATGGCCAACGTCCGGGCGCCGCGCTGACCGGTCGGTTGACCGCCCGCCCTGCCTTTTGGCGCCGCCGCTTCCGGGGCGGGCGCACATCCGTGAGCAATTGTCCGCATCGGTCGGCATCGTCCGTGACAGAGAGCGGCTCCGTGAGGCGGTTGATTGGCTGGAACAGTTTTCCCTGCCGCATTGGCTCGAGGGAGATGTTGAGACGTTGGCTGCTGAGGAGATCGAAACAGGGTATATGCTTCTTGCCGGCTGGCTTGTTGCTTCGTCGGCGCTTCGCCGCACAGAAAGCCGCGGCGGCCACTACCGGAGCGATTTTCCGCATCCGCATCCGGACTGGCAAGGGCGGCGCCTCGTGCGGACAAAAGAAGAGTGGGCGTCTGCACCGGTCGGGCGATAA
- a CDS encoding IscS subfamily cysteine desulfurase: MIYLDYAATTPMCEEAIAAYAEAAAVYFGNENSLHDIGTKAKQLLTLCRRELAAMINGETEGVYFTSGGTEANMLAIRSLIAARRHKGNHLITTEIEHASLYHLFQQLETEGYAVTYLPVDRFGRIHLADLERAITPQTILASIQHANSEIGTIQPLADIGRLLRAHGILFHSDCVQTFAKIQLDVKAMAIDSVSISAHKVYGPKGVGAVYIDPHLHWKPVFPGTTHESGFRPGTVNVPGIAAFITAAKRLYGRMESEQTRLEQLRRRLLDAIAAKQLPVTVEGHPDCRLAHIIGLIVNGLDGQLVMLECNRAGIAISTGSACQVGLQAPSRTMIAVGKTPEEAKQFVRVSLGMATTEIEIDQLVSTLEQLIRTRRGAWTR; the protein is encoded by the coding sequence ATGATTTATTTGGACTATGCAGCGACTACGCCGATGTGCGAGGAAGCCATCGCAGCCTATGCTGAAGCAGCGGCCGTTTATTTTGGCAATGAAAACAGCCTGCATGACATCGGCACAAAAGCGAAACAATTGCTCACATTATGCCGGCGCGAGCTTGCCGCTATGATCAACGGGGAAACGGAAGGAGTGTATTTCACAAGCGGCGGTACGGAAGCGAATATGCTCGCTATTCGATCGCTCATTGCCGCCCGTCGTCATAAAGGAAATCATTTAATCACCACCGAAATCGAGCACGCCTCACTGTACCATTTGTTTCAACAGCTTGAAACGGAAGGGTATGCGGTGACATATTTGCCCGTTGACCGATTCGGACGCATCCATCTCGCTGATTTGGAACGGGCCATCACGCCGCAGACGATTCTTGCTTCCATTCAACACGCCAACTCAGAAATCGGCACCATCCAGCCGCTTGCCGACATCGGCCGCCTGCTGCGGGCGCACGGCATTCTTTTTCATAGCGACTGCGTGCAAACTTTTGCTAAAATACAGCTAGACGTCAAGGCGATGGCGATTGACAGCGTATCGATTTCCGCCCATAAAGTATACGGGCCGAAAGGGGTCGGCGCCGTCTACATCGATCCGCACCTTCACTGGAAACCCGTCTTTCCGGGAACGACACACGAATCCGGCTTTCGGCCCGGAACGGTCAATGTGCCGGGAATCGCTGCCTTCATCACCGCCGCTAAGCGGCTTTACGGGCGAATGGAAAGCGAACAAACGCGGCTTGAACAGCTGCGCCGCCGGCTGCTTGACGCCATAGCAGCCAAACAGCTGCCGGTCACGGTCGAAGGCCATCCCGACTGCCGGCTCGCCCACATTATCGGTTTGATCGTGAACGGGTTGGACGGACAACTGGTGATGCTCGAATGCAACCGGGCCGGCATCGCCATTTCAACCGGCAGTGCCTGCCAAGTCGGGTTGCAAGCCCCATCGCGGACGATGATCGCTGTCGGCAAAACTCCGGAGGAGGCAAAGCAGTTTGTTCGCGTATCGCTCGGTATGGCGACGACGGAAATCGAGATTGATCAATTAGTTTCAACATTGGAACAGCTCATCCGAACACGAAGGGGGGCATGGACAAGGTGA
- a CDS encoding transcription repressor NadR, whose amino-acid sequence MDKVKEEKKILGEARRQLILQWLKESGTPLTGAELAAKTNVSRQVIVQDISLLKARSEPIIATSQGYLYLKPAEPAKTYTRTVACSHTPKQTKEELYLLVDCGVTVKDVKIEHPVYGDLTASVMVSNRLEVDQFIAKIEAAKAAYLLQLTDGTHLHTLEADSPEKLDAACRALAQAGFLIEA is encoded by the coding sequence ATGGACAAGGTGAAAGAAGAAAAGAAAATTTTAGGGGAAGCACGACGCCAGCTCATTTTGCAATGGCTGAAAGAAAGCGGGACGCCGCTCACCGGGGCGGAGTTGGCGGCAAAAACGAACGTCAGCCGCCAAGTGATCGTCCAAGATATTTCGCTGTTAAAGGCGCGCAGCGAACCGATTATCGCCACAAGCCAAGGCTATTTGTATTTAAAGCCGGCCGAGCCGGCCAAAACGTATACGAGAACAGTCGCCTGCTCCCATACCCCGAAGCAGACGAAAGAAGAATTGTATTTGCTCGTCGACTGCGGCGTAACGGTGAAAGACGTCAAAATCGAACATCCGGTTTATGGCGATTTAACCGCATCGGTCATGGTCAGCAACCGCCTCGAAGTCGACCAGTTTATCGCCAAAATTGAGGCGGCAAAAGCGGCATATTTGCTCCAGCTGACAGACGGGACGCATTTGCATACGCTTGAAGCTGACTCACCGGAAAAGCTCGATGCCGCCTGCCGCGCCTTGGCACAAGCCGGTTTTTTAATTGAAGCCTAA
- the pheA gene encoding prephenate dehydratase has protein sequence MKIGYLGPKATFTEAAVAALFPSEPREPYDTIPDCIDAVAAREIEAAVVPLENALEGSVNLTLDYLIHEQPLPIIGEIVVPIEQHFMVHPYYAPHWREVKEVYSHSHAIAQCRKFLHTVLKGAKQVPMTSTSAAAKFVSEHPHLPVAAIANRLAAGEYGLTIVQENIHDYDYNHTRFIVVSRSGQPLSPASPLYAGDKTTVVVMLPQDQPGALHQVLSAFAWRRLNLTKIESRPAKTGLGNYFFIIDIDAPLDEVLIPGAIAEIEALGCTVQLLGSYPYYFA, from the coding sequence ATGAAAATCGGCTATTTAGGACCGAAGGCGACGTTTACCGAAGCGGCGGTCGCGGCGCTGTTTCCGTCGGAACCGCGCGAGCCGTACGACACGATTCCCGACTGCATCGACGCCGTCGCCGCTAGGGAAATTGAAGCGGCCGTTGTGCCGCTTGAGAATGCGTTGGAAGGGTCGGTCAATTTAACGCTGGATTACTTAATTCATGAACAGCCGCTGCCGATCATTGGCGAAATCGTCGTTCCGATCGAGCAACATTTCATGGTGCACCCGTATTATGCGCCACATTGGCGCGAGGTCAAAGAGGTGTATTCGCATTCGCACGCCATTGCGCAGTGTCGCAAATTTTTACATACGGTGCTCAAAGGGGCGAAGCAAGTGCCGATGACATCGACGAGTGCTGCCGCCAAATTTGTGAGCGAACATCCGCACTTGCCGGTGGCAGCGATCGCCAATCGGTTGGCGGCGGGCGAATACGGTTTGACGATTGTACAGGAAAATATTCATGATTACGATTACAATCATACGCGCTTTATCGTCGTCAGCCGGAGCGGGCAGCCGCTTTCGCCTGCCTCGCCGCTTTATGCCGGCGATAAAACGACCGTGGTCGTGATGCTGCCGCAAGACCAGCCTGGTGCGCTCCATCAAGTGCTGTCGGCGTTCGCCTGGCGGCGGCTTAACTTGACAAAAATTGAGTCGCGCCCGGCGAAAACGGGGCTTGGCAACTACTTTTTTATCATTGATATTGATGCACCGCTTGATGAGGTGCTCATCCCGGGGGCGATCGCCGAGATCGAAGCGCTCGGCTGCACGGTGCAGTTGTTGGGCAGTTATCCTTATTATTTTGCCTAA
- a CDS encoding ACT domain-containing protein — MEKKFYLVREDVLPEAMKKVVLAKQLLERKKAASVAEAAQLANISRGVFYKYRDAIFPFQAVTKENIVTLFFHLEDRSGTLSQLLGAVAAAGCNVLTIHQTIPLQGRANVTLSVSTNDMREDIDELLAKLRRFEFVEKVEIVGSGVY, encoded by the coding sequence GTGGAGAAAAAGTTTTATTTGGTGCGCGAAGACGTCTTGCCGGAAGCGATGAAAAAAGTCGTGCTTGCCAAACAGCTGCTTGAGCGGAAAAAAGCCGCCTCGGTCGCCGAGGCGGCGCAGCTTGCCAACATTAGCCGCGGCGTCTTTTACAAATATCGTGACGCCATTTTTCCGTTTCAGGCGGTGACGAAAGAGAACATCGTCACGCTGTTTTTCCATTTGGAGGACCGCTCGGGCACGCTGTCGCAGCTGCTTGGCGCTGTGGCCGCGGCCGGCTGCAACGTGCTGACGATTCACCAGACGATTCCGCTGCAAGGGCGGGCGAACGTGACGCTTTCCGTCAGCACGAACGATATGCGCGAAGACATTGATGAACTGTTGGCGAAGCTGAGAAGGTTTGAATTTGTCGAAAAAGTGGAAATTGTCGGTTCAGGAGTGTATTAA